Proteins co-encoded in one Paraburkholderia terrae genomic window:
- a CDS encoding C39 family peptidase has translation MSGFDRFPALRPAATVVALVTCTLCARVNAQASVDTSTLAGIPLTKTVHSMRDLRYRHIVSQQFDYSCGAAALATLLKYGYGIDIPETDLIRRMMVFSTPEVVVKNGFSMLDMKKFVETIGLRGRGFRVNTDALYHLQVPVMVLMNLDGYEHFVIVKHAQDGRIFIADPALGNRILLEEDFAKTWNGLVFAVVGKPFREDSPLLQDNESLALRLRERALANGTAATPFVEYGLIKADLF, from the coding sequence ATGTCCGGGTTTGACCGGTTCCCGGCGTTACGACCCGCCGCGACTGTCGTTGCGCTCGTTACTTGCACGTTGTGTGCGCGAGTGAACGCACAGGCGAGCGTCGACACGTCTACCCTCGCAGGTATTCCGCTTACCAAAACGGTGCACTCGATGAGGGACCTGCGTTACCGCCATATCGTCAGCCAGCAGTTCGATTACAGCTGCGGTGCGGCGGCGCTCGCAACCCTCCTCAAGTACGGCTACGGCATCGACATCCCCGAGACGGACCTGATCCGCCGGATGATGGTTTTCTCGACGCCGGAGGTAGTGGTCAAGAACGGCTTTTCGATGCTCGACATGAAGAAGTTCGTCGAGACGATCGGGCTGCGGGGCCGCGGATTCCGCGTAAACACGGACGCGCTGTATCACCTCCAGGTGCCCGTCATGGTTCTGATGAACCTCGACGGCTATGAGCATTTCGTGATCGTCAAGCACGCGCAGGACGGTCGCATCTTCATCGCGGACCCCGCTCTCGGCAACCGGATATTGCTCGAGGAAGACTTCGCGAAGACATGGAATGGCCTCGTATTCGCAGTCGTCGGGAAACCTTTCAGGGAGGATTCCCCGCTGTTGCAGGACAACGAATCGCTGGCCTTGCGGCTGCGCGAGCGCGCGCTCGCCAACGGCACGGCCGCGACTCCCTTTGTCGAATACGGCTTGATCAAGGCAGACCTGTTCTGA
- a CDS encoding thymidylate synthase, protein MKQYLDLVRTILDTGSWQENRTGIRTISMPGAMLRFDLQQGFPAVTTKKLAFKSAIGELIGFLRASRSAADFRALGCKVWDGNANENAQWLANPYRQGPDDLGDVYGVQWRKWPAYKVLDATASAQLEDAASRGYAPVTEFEEDGVQKVLLYKAIDQIRQCLDTIMKNPSDRRILFHAWNPAVLEEIALPACHLLYQFLPNAAKREISLCLYIRSNDVGLGTPFNLTEGAALLHLVGRLTGYTPRWFTYFIGDAHIYENQLDMLQQQLMRDPYESPQLAISERVPEYAKTGVYEPEWLEKIEPSDFSLVGYRHHEPLTAPMAI, encoded by the coding sequence ATGAAACAGTACCTCGACCTCGTCCGCACGATCCTCGATACCGGCAGCTGGCAGGAAAACCGCACCGGCATCCGCACGATCAGCATGCCGGGGGCGATGTTGCGCTTCGATCTGCAGCAGGGTTTCCCCGCCGTGACGACGAAGAAGCTCGCGTTCAAGTCGGCGATCGGCGAGCTGATCGGCTTTCTGCGCGCATCGCGCAGTGCCGCCGATTTCCGCGCGCTCGGCTGCAAGGTCTGGGACGGGAACGCGAACGAAAACGCCCAGTGGCTCGCCAATCCTTACCGGCAAGGTCCGGACGACCTCGGCGACGTGTACGGCGTGCAGTGGCGCAAGTGGCCCGCCTACAAGGTGCTCGACGCGACGGCGAGCGCGCAGCTGGAAGACGCGGCATCGCGCGGCTATGCGCCCGTCACCGAGTTCGAGGAAGACGGCGTGCAGAAAGTGCTGCTGTACAAGGCGATCGACCAGATTCGCCAGTGTCTCGACACGATCATGAAAAACCCGTCCGACCGTCGGATTTTGTTTCATGCGTGGAATCCGGCCGTGCTCGAGGAAATCGCGCTGCCGGCTTGCCATCTGCTTTATCAGTTCCTGCCGAACGCCGCGAAGCGCGAGATTTCGTTGTGCCTGTATATCCGCAGTAACGACGTCGGGCTCGGCACGCCGTTCAACTTGACGGAAGGGGCGGCGCTGCTACACCTCGTCGGTCGCCTGACGGGTTATACGCCGCGCTGGTTCACGTACTTCATCGGCGATGCGCACATCTATGAGAATCAGCTCGACATGTTGCAGCAGCAACTGATGCGCGATCCGTACGAAAGCCCGCAACTCGCGATTTCGGAGCGGGTGCCCGAGTATGCCAAGACGGGCGTGTACGAGCCTGAGTGGCTGGAGAAGATCGAGCCGTCCGATTTCTCGCTGGTCGGCTATCGCCACCATGAACCGCTGACGGCGCCGATGGCGATCTGA
- the pmbA gene encoding metalloprotease PmbA, giving the protein MAADTEARQRFFPHTQDELKEIASDILRHAKSLGASDAATEISEGDGLSVSVRRGEVETIEHNRDKMVGVTVFIGNKRGNASTSDFSSEALKDTVMAAYNIARFTAEDDCAGLAEEELLEKDPRDLDLYHPWNLDADEAVELARRAEDAAFAVSPQIKNSEGASVSAQHSQFVLGTSRGFLSGYPYSRHYVACAPIAGSARNMQRDDWYTSKRSAGELADPEAVGRYAAERALARMGARGLDTRKVPVLFEAPLAAGLLGAFVQATSGGALYRKTTFLVDSLGKPVFAPHVQVVEDPHVPRAMGSAPFDEEGVRTKQRSVVKDGVVEGYFLSTYSARKLGMPTTGNAGGSHNLSLRSSLTQASDDFEEMLRKLGTGLLLTELMGQGVNYVTGDYSRGASGFWVENGKIQYPVEEITVASTLQEMFRHVVAIGADTIVRGTKQTGSVLIERMTVAGQ; this is encoded by the coding sequence ATGGCAGCAGACACGGAAGCCCGGCAACGATTTTTCCCGCATACGCAGGATGAACTGAAGGAAATCGCCTCCGACATTCTTCGTCACGCAAAGTCGCTCGGCGCAAGCGACGCGGCAACCGAGATTTCGGAAGGCGACGGCCTGTCCGTCTCAGTGCGTCGCGGCGAAGTCGAAACGATCGAGCACAACCGCGACAAGATGGTCGGCGTGACGGTGTTCATCGGCAACAAGCGCGGCAATGCGAGTACCTCTGACTTTTCGTCCGAAGCGCTGAAGGACACGGTGATGGCCGCGTACAACATCGCGCGCTTCACGGCCGAGGACGACTGTGCGGGCCTCGCGGAAGAAGAGCTGCTCGAAAAGGACCCGCGCGATCTCGACCTGTATCACCCGTGGAATCTGGACGCGGACGAAGCGGTCGAACTCGCGCGCCGCGCGGAAGATGCGGCCTTCGCCGTGAGCCCGCAGATCAAGAATTCGGAAGGCGCGAGTGTGTCGGCGCAGCATTCGCAATTCGTGCTCGGCACGTCGCGCGGGTTTCTTTCGGGCTATCCGTATTCGCGTCATTACGTGGCGTGCGCGCCGATCGCGGGCAGTGCGCGCAACATGCAGCGCGACGACTGGTACACGTCGAAGCGCAGCGCAGGCGAGCTTGCCGATCCCGAGGCCGTCGGCCGCTATGCCGCGGAGCGCGCGTTGGCTCGCATGGGCGCGCGTGGGCTCGATACGCGCAAGGTGCCTGTACTGTTCGAAGCGCCGCTCGCGGCGGGACTGCTCGGCGCGTTCGTGCAGGCGACGAGCGGCGGCGCGCTGTATCGCAAGACGACGTTCCTGGTTGATAGCCTTGGCAAGCCGGTATTTGCACCGCATGTGCAGGTTGTCGAAGATCCGCATGTGCCGCGCGCGATGGGCAGCGCACCGTTCGACGAAGAGGGCGTGCGGACGAAGCAGCGTTCTGTTGTGAAAGATGGCGTTGTCGAAGGGTATTTTCTGTCGACGTATTCGGCGCGCAAGCTCGGTATGCCGACCACGGGGAATGCGGGTGGTTCGCATAATCTGTCGCTGCGGAGTTCTTTGACGCAGGCGTCTGATGACTTCGAGGAGATGCTTCGCAAGCTTGGGACGGGGTTGTTGCTCACCGAGTTGATGGGGCAGGGCGTCAACTACGTGACGGGCGATTATTCGCGCGGCGCGTCAGGGTTCTGGGTCGAGAATGGGAAGATTCAGTATCCCGTTGAAGAGATCACTGTCGCCAGTACGCTCCAGGAGATGTTCCGGCATGTCGTGGCGATTGGGGCGGACACGATTGTCCGCGGGACTAAGCAGACTGGCTCTGTTTTGATTGAGCGGATGACTGTGGCAGGGCAGTGA
- the yjgA gene encoding ribosome biogenesis factor YjgA, whose product MTRKTRIQPMEPAAVVDDNGYDRPSKSQLKREMHALQELGVELVALPKDALKRMPMPESLDDAVRAARRITDHEGKRRQMQYVGKVMRGLLDEETAALREALDKYKGVNKAETARLHWIERTREKLLADDAALTEFIRQHPAVDPQEGRTLIRNARREAQQGKPPRYFRDLFQWIKNADGAGNDDADSNDSDDLDDDDDESRA is encoded by the coding sequence ATGACACGCAAAACCCGCATTCAACCCATGGAACCCGCTGCCGTCGTCGACGACAACGGGTATGACCGTCCCAGCAAGTCGCAACTGAAGCGCGAAATGCACGCGTTGCAGGAGCTGGGCGTAGAACTCGTCGCGCTGCCGAAAGACGCATTGAAGCGCATGCCGATGCCCGAATCGCTCGATGACGCCGTGCGCGCAGCACGCCGCATCACCGATCACGAAGGCAAGCGCCGCCAGATGCAGTACGTCGGCAAGGTGATGCGCGGCCTGCTGGACGAAGAAACGGCCGCGCTGCGCGAAGCGCTCGACAAGTACAAGGGCGTCAACAAGGCCGAAACGGCGCGCCTGCACTGGATCGAGCGCACCCGCGAAAAACTGCTCGCCGACGACGCCGCGCTGACCGAATTCATCCGCCAGCATCCTGCCGTCGACCCGCAGGAAGGCCGCACGCTGATCCGCAACGCGCGCAGGGAAGCGCAGCAAGGCAAGCCGCCGCGCTACTTCCGCGATCTGTTCCAGTGGATCAAGAACGCCGACGGCGCCGGCAACGACGATGCCGACAGCAACGATTCCGACGATCTGGACGACGACGATGACGAATCCCGTGCGTAA
- a CDS encoding sigma-54 dependent transcriptional regulator → MRETSHLNSVPPLAGSGLRLAVSRGSDTPAAHPVAVDAPRGAAPDPGSRILLYAARTPDDALVEHLKSRGWSVLVARSAHEIGRLVKPATMCAGIVDMASFSVRDLPGLEASLRAQQVGWIALANPERLADPAVRRLIRHYCFDYVKIPVANATIDYLVGHAYGMVNLCDADFPPDTTGASDDEMVGTCEAMQQLFRTIRKVANTDASVFISGESGTGKELTALAIHERSPRRKAPFVPINCGAIPHHLLQSELFGYERGAFTGANQRKIGRVESANGGTLFLDEIGDLPMESQASMLRFLQEGKIERLGGHESISVDVRIISATHVDLEGAMGDGRFRQDLFHRLCVLRVDEPPLRSRGKDIELLAHHILGKFKTDNARKIRGFTPSAIEAMYNYHWPGNVRELINRVRRAIVMAENKLISAEDLDLAHFSEQQTMSLAQAREAAEKRAIEVALLRHRHRLNEAATDLGISRVTLYRLMGTHGLRDASTDEKAGFKGDEKGDGKGAYGGDQESRE, encoded by the coding sequence GTGCGCGAAACTTCTCATCTGAACTCCGTTCCCCCACTCGCCGGATCCGGGTTGCGTCTTGCCGTGTCACGCGGGAGCGACACGCCCGCGGCGCATCCCGTGGCCGTCGACGCGCCGCGTGGCGCCGCGCCCGATCCCGGCTCGCGGATCCTGCTGTACGCCGCGCGCACGCCCGACGACGCGCTCGTCGAGCATCTGAAGAGCCGCGGCTGGAGCGTGCTCGTCGCGCGCTCGGCGCACGAGATCGGCCGGCTCGTGAAGCCCGCGACGATGTGCGCGGGAATCGTCGACATGGCGAGCTTTTCCGTGCGCGATCTGCCCGGCCTGGAGGCAAGCTTGCGCGCGCAGCAGGTCGGCTGGATCGCGCTGGCGAATCCCGAACGGCTCGCGGACCCGGCCGTGCGGCGGCTGATCCGCCATTACTGTTTCGACTACGTGAAGATTCCCGTGGCGAACGCGACGATCGACTATCTGGTCGGCCACGCGTACGGCATGGTCAATCTGTGCGACGCCGATTTTCCGCCCGACACGACGGGCGCGAGCGACGACGAGATGGTCGGCACCTGCGAAGCGATGCAGCAGCTGTTCCGCACGATCCGCAAGGTCGCGAACACCGACGCGAGCGTGTTCATCTCGGGCGAATCGGGCACGGGCAAGGAACTGACGGCGCTGGCGATCCACGAGCGCTCGCCGCGCCGCAAGGCGCCGTTCGTGCCGATCAATTGCGGCGCGATTCCGCATCATCTGTTGCAGTCGGAATTGTTTGGTTACGAGCGCGGCGCGTTCACGGGCGCGAACCAGCGCAAGATCGGGCGCGTCGAATCGGCCAACGGCGGCACGCTGTTTCTCGATGAAATCGGCGATCTGCCGATGGAGAGCCAGGCGAGCATGTTGCGCTTCCTTCAGGAAGGCAAGATCGAGCGGCTGGGCGGCCACGAATCGATTTCCGTCGACGTGCGCATCATTTCGGCGACGCACGTCGATCTGGAAGGCGCGATGGGTGACGGGCGCTTCCGCCAGGATCTGTTTCACCGGCTGTGTGTGCTGCGCGTCGACGAGCCGCCGCTGCGCTCGCGGGGCAAGGATATCGAGCTGCTTGCTCATCACATACTCGGCAAGTTCAAGACGGACAATGCGCGCAAGATTCGCGGCTTCACGCCCTCGGCGATCGAGGCGATGTACAACTACCACTGGCCGGGCAACGTACGCGAGTTGATCAACCGGGTGCGCCGCGCGATCGTGATGGCGGAGAACAAGCTGATTTCCGCCGAGGATCTCGACCTCGCGCACTTCAGCGAGCAGCAGACGATGAGTCTTGCGCAGGCGCGCGAGGCCGCCGAGAAGCGTGCGATCGAAGTCGCGTTGCTGCGGCACCGGCACCGGCTCAACGAGGCGGCCACGGATCTTGGGATTTCGCGTGTGACGCTGTATCGGCTGATGGGCACGCATGGGTTGCGGGATGCGTCGACCGACGAGAAGGCGGGTTTCAAGGGCGACGAGAAGGGAGATGGCAAGGGCGCGTATGGGGGCGATCAAGAATCGCGCGAGTGA
- a CDS encoding ArsR/SmtB family transcription factor: MAAALHSEPNHFPGLSRIGALLADPGRAAMLWALMDGTARPAGELTLIAGLSPSAASAHLARLTDGGLLALEVRGRHRYFRIASAEIASTIEALANVAQATAPQRTVPRPARTVPVDMRYARTCYDHMAGEVAVRVYERLIDGGLLTVHGDALEATSDGKALLAQWGIDVSQQRGRRRRFACTCPDWSERRPHLGGALGAALLDSWSSQGWVERTDRPRILRVTPVGHRQFDAFLAH, from the coding sequence ATGGCCGCCGCACTTCACTCCGAACCGAATCACTTTCCCGGCCTGAGCCGCATCGGCGCGCTGCTCGCCGATCCTGGCCGCGCCGCGATGCTGTGGGCGCTGATGGACGGCACCGCGCGTCCCGCGGGCGAACTGACGCTGATCGCGGGCCTGTCGCCTTCGGCGGCGAGCGCCCATCTCGCGCGGTTGACGGACGGCGGCCTGCTCGCGCTCGAAGTGCGCGGCCGGCATCGCTATTTCCGGATCGCGTCGGCGGAAATCGCGTCGACCATCGAGGCGCTCGCCAACGTCGCGCAAGCCACGGCCCCGCAACGCACCGTGCCACGCCCGGCGCGCACCGTGCCCGTCGACATGCGCTACGCACGGACCTGCTACGACCACATGGCGGGCGAGGTCGCCGTGCGGGTCTACGAGCGGCTCATCGACGGCGGCCTGCTGACGGTCCACGGCGACGCGCTAGAAGCGACGTCTGACGGCAAAGCGCTGCTCGCGCAATGGGGCATCGACGTGTCGCAGCAACGTGGACGCCGCCGGCGCTTCGCCTGCACCTGCCCGGACTGGAGCGAGCGCCGCCCGCATCTCGGCGGCGCGCTTGGCGCGGCGCTGCTCGACTCGTGGTCGTCGCAGGGCTGGGTCGAGCGCACCGACCGGCCGCGTATCCTGCGCGTGACGCCTGTCGGTCATCGTCAGTTCGACGCCTTTCTCGCCCACTGA
- a CDS encoding dihydrofolate reductase gives MTTLTLIVARARNGVIGRDNQLPWRLPEDLAFFKRTTMGAPIVMGRKTHESIGRVLPGRRNIVVTRDAQRRFDGCDTVTNLDDALALAERDGAAEAFLIGGAQLYEEGARRADKMIVTEIHADFDGDARFPAPDPAIWREVSRETHRAKEPNDFEYAFVTHQRVAR, from the coding sequence ATGACGACGCTGACCCTGATCGTCGCTCGCGCCCGCAATGGCGTGATCGGCCGTGATAACCAGTTGCCCTGGCGGCTGCCCGAAGATCTCGCGTTCTTCAAACGCACGACGATGGGCGCGCCTATTGTCATGGGGCGCAAGACGCATGAATCAATTGGGCGGGTGCTGCCTGGGCGGCGCAATATTGTTGTGACGCGCGATGCTCAACGACGTTTTGACGGGTGCGATACCGTTACTAATCTCGATGATGCGTTGGCGCTCGCTGAACGTGATGGGGCCGCTGAGGCGTTCTTGATCGGCGGCGCGCAGTTGTATGAGGAAGGTGCGCGGCGCGCGGATAAGATGATCGTTACTGAGATTCATGCCGACTTTGATGGCGATGCCAGGTTTCCGGCGCCTGATCCCGCAATTTGGCGCGAGGTTTCTCGCGAGACGCATCGGGCTAAAGAGCCGAATGATTTTGAGTATGCGTTTGTGACTCATCAGCGCGTAGCGCGGTAG
- a CDS encoding DUF6600 domain-containing protein has product MKSLATPGTTSRPANPALRRDARRGSLVALAVASALTSLALQSAAAQDAPPPANYAQNAPDSDPPGRIARLNYMAGTVTTEPAGASDWSYAQVNRPLTTGDQLWNDKNARSELHIGSTAVRMGAQTSLDILNLDDNSAQLKVAQGTLSTRVRAIAPGSSYEIDTPNLALGVNSPGDYRVDVAPDGSSTTVTVRSGSATVYGDNGQVPVGAGQQVTFTGTSLQQADASGAPGADPFDQWAASRDAAEERSVSARYVSREMPGYQDLDANGTWRNTPQYGQVWTPNQEPAGWAPYRDGHWAWQAPWGWTWVDDAPWGFAPYHYGRWAYVDDSWAWVPGQAAVSEPPVYAPALVAFVGDGDGGGSDWGVNLAVGGVAAAGLAWFALGPGEPWHPHWGRDHDWSPRYYERVNNTVIVNNRVDIHNNIHNTYINYRAPGAVTAMPATAFVHGQPTNRFAHRADPAQWRNARFNAGAPGIAPVRQSFGPGTRNAAYRPPANVMARPVVGTRNPGVPAAFHDRLAQNFAQGGHGRVPGAGEPIVHTSVPARFGAQTIGGNAPVANVRVVRSHAPGQMPGAMPGAPMAGGAGGPGAQRPGGGAPQGNGQQQGVPGHGFVPGQMAGAPNGQRPGGGQAQGNGQPHAMPAQTGNGIPRPPQFAGGRPMNGMPQQPGQPGNAQRPDVAAGQQREPAWTQQHAPMAQQHGNPQQSGAAQTPGQRPPTPQPGQVAQQQREPTQRPGNSFGGGVVQGQQPHGQDQRGQPAPMQQAQAQPRAEMHPQPQVQQPQVQQQPRAEMHPQPQQQARQEFHPQAQPQPRPEVRPQPQQPQQQARQEIRPQPQAQPRPEFHPQPQQPQQQARQEFHPQPQPQPRPQPQPQPQPRPAPQQVQQPHPQPQPQPQPHQDQRTTGGGHDEHHRG; this is encoded by the coding sequence ATGAAATCACTCGCCACACCCGGCACGACATCCCGACCCGCCAACCCTGCCCTTCGACGCGATGCGCGTCGAGGCTCGCTCGTGGCGCTCGCCGTCGCGAGCGCGCTGACTTCGCTTGCGTTGCAGAGCGCCGCGGCGCAGGACGCGCCGCCGCCCGCGAACTACGCGCAAAACGCACCGGATAGCGATCCGCCCGGACGTATCGCGCGCCTGAACTACATGGCGGGCACGGTCACGACCGAACCAGCGGGCGCATCCGACTGGTCGTACGCGCAGGTCAACCGCCCGCTCACAACGGGTGACCAGTTGTGGAACGACAAGAATGCGCGCTCCGAACTGCACATCGGATCGACAGCCGTGCGCATGGGCGCGCAAACCAGTCTCGACATCCTGAACCTCGACGACAACAGCGCGCAGCTGAAAGTCGCGCAAGGCACGCTGTCGACGCGCGTGCGCGCGATCGCGCCGGGCTCATCGTATGAGATCGACACACCGAACCTCGCGTTGGGCGTGAACAGCCCCGGCGATTACCGCGTCGACGTCGCGCCCGACGGCAGCAGCACCACCGTGACGGTGCGCAGCGGCAGCGCGACCGTCTACGGCGACAACGGCCAGGTGCCCGTCGGCGCTGGGCAGCAGGTGACGTTCACGGGTACGAGCCTGCAGCAGGCGGACGCGAGCGGCGCGCCCGGGGCCGATCCGTTCGATCAATGGGCAGCGAGCCGCGATGCCGCCGAGGAGCGCTCGGTGTCGGCGCGTTATGTATCGCGCGAGATGCCCGGCTATCAGGATCTCGATGCGAACGGCACGTGGCGGAACACGCCGCAGTACGGGCAGGTGTGGACACCGAATCAGGAGCCCGCCGGCTGGGCGCCGTATCGCGACGGCCATTGGGCCTGGCAGGCGCCATGGGGCTGGACATGGGTCGATGACGCGCCGTGGGGCTTCGCGCCGTATCACTATGGACGTTGGGCCTATGTCGACGATTCGTGGGCGTGGGTGCCGGGACAGGCCGCCGTCAGCGAGCCCCCCGTGTATGCGCCGGCCCTCGTCGCCTTTGTCGGAGATGGCGATGGCGGCGGCAGCGACTGGGGCGTGAACCTCGCTGTCGGCGGTGTGGCGGCGGCTGGTCTCGCGTGGTTCGCGCTCGGACCCGGCGAGCCGTGGCATCCGCACTGGGGCCGCGACCATGACTGGAGCCCGCGCTATTACGAGCGCGTGAACAACACGGTCATCGTCAACAACCGCGTGGATATCCATAACAACATCCACAACACGTACATCAACTATCGCGCGCCAGGCGCCGTGACGGCGATGCCCGCGACGGCGTTCGTCCACGGACAGCCGACCAACCGCTTCGCGCATCGCGCCGATCCCGCGCAATGGCGCAACGCGCGCTTCAACGCGGGCGCGCCGGGCATCGCGCCCGTCAGGCAGAGCTTCGGGCCGGGCACGCGCAACGCCGCATATCGGCCGCCTGCGAATGTGATGGCGCGGCCTGTGGTCGGCACGCGCAATCCGGGGGTTCCCGCTGCGTTTCATGACCGGCTCGCGCAGAACTTCGCGCAAGGTGGTCATGGACGCGTACCGGGCGCGGGCGAGCCGATCGTTCACACGTCGGTGCCGGCGCGCTTCGGCGCGCAGACGATCGGCGGGAATGCGCCTGTCGCGAATGTTCGCGTCGTGCGCTCGCATGCGCCGGGGCAGATGCCCGGCGCCATGCCGGGTGCGCCGATGGCGGGTGGTGCAGGTGGTCCGGGCGCTCAGCGGCCCGGCGGCGGCGCACCGCAGGGCAATGGGCAGCAGCAAGGCGTGCCGGGACACGGCTTCGTACCCGGACAGATGGCGGGCGCGCCCAATGGCCAGCGGCCAGGTGGCGGTCAGGCGCAGGGCAATGGCCAGCCGCACGCCATGCCAGCGCAGACGGGGAATGGCATACCGCGTCCGCCACAATTTGCGGGTGGCCGCCCGATGAACGGCATGCCGCAACAGCCGGGTCAGCCCGGAAATGCGCAACGGCCCGATGTGGCGGCGGGTCAGCAGCGTGAGCCCGCGTGGACACAGCAACACGCGCCGATGGCGCAGCAGCATGGCAATCCGCAGCAGTCCGGCGCGGCGCAGACGCCTGGACAGCGTCCGCCTACGCCACAGCCGGGTCAGGTCGCGCAGCAGCAGCGTGAGCCAACGCAGAGACCGGGGAATAGTTTCGGCGGCGGCGTCGTACAAGGGCAACAGCCGCATGGCCAGGATCAGCGTGGGCAACCCGCACCGATGCAGCAGGCTCAGGCGCAACCGCGTGCAGAGATGCATCCGCAGCCGCAGGTCCAGCAACCGCAGGTCCAACAGCAGCCGCGGGCCGAGATGCATCCGCAACCGCAACAGCAGGCGCGTCAGGAATTCCATCCGCAGGCCCAACCTCAGCCGCGTCCGGAGGTTCGTCCGCAGCCGCAGCAACCACAGCAGCAGGCGCGCCAGGAAATCCGGCCGCAGCCGCAAGCTCAGCCACGTCCGGAGTTTCATCCGCAGCCGCAGCAACCGCAGCAGCAGGCTCGCCAGGAATTCCATCCGCAGCCGCAACCTCAGCCGCGTCCGCAGCCTCAGCCGCAGCCGCAACCTCGTCCGGCGCCGCAGCAGGTGCAACAGCCACATCCGCAACCCCAACCCCAACCTCAGCCGCATCAGGACCAGCGCACGACGGGTGGCGGACACGACGAGCATCATCGCGGGTAA
- a CDS encoding sigma-54 dependent transcriptional regulator: MESATRQLIYVSRDPSAELNTRFHERGWHVEVVGSARDARRAVRSGMAAGGLLDLSSCFQQHEIAAFESCLTMPNVGWVATTMAGQLQDAALRRLVRDYCFDYVTVPYSGDRIVDSVGHAYGMVSLGEPASNDASQGGTEGEMVGSCDAMLALFRSIRKVAMTDAPVFISGESGTGKELTAVAIHERSSRRNAPFIPINCGAIPPHLLQSELFGYERGAFTGANQRKIGRVEAANGGTLFLDEIGDLPLESQASLLRFLQERKVERLGGHGSIEVDVRIISATHVDMNTAMIEGRFRSDLYHRLCVLQIDEPPLRARGKDIELLARHMLERFRKDASRRLRGFAPDAIAALHNYSWPGNVRELINRVRRAIVMSEGRAITARDLELAEYVEIVPVSLAQAREAAERQAIELALLRHRGRLGDAAQELGISRVTLYRLLCSHGMRHMESEPLAPHAEMPSTMPHL, from the coding sequence ATGGAATCCGCCACGCGGCAACTGATTTACGTATCAAGAGATCCCAGCGCGGAGTTGAACACGCGTTTTCATGAGCGCGGGTGGCATGTCGAGGTTGTCGGTTCGGCACGCGATGCCCGCCGCGCCGTACGCTCGGGGATGGCGGCGGGTGGTCTGCTCGATCTGTCGAGCTGTTTCCAGCAGCATGAAATTGCGGCGTTTGAATCGTGTTTGACCATGCCGAATGTCGGCTGGGTTGCCACCACGATGGCCGGCCAGTTGCAGGACGCCGCATTGCGCCGGCTCGTGCGCGACTATTGTTTCGATTACGTTACCGTGCCTTATTCGGGCGACCGGATCGTCGATTCGGTGGGTCATGCATATGGCATGGTTTCGCTTGGCGAACCGGCGTCCAATGACGCGTCGCAAGGCGGCACGGAAGGCGAAATGGTCGGCTCGTGCGACGCGATGCTCGCGCTGTTCCGCTCGATCCGCAAGGTCGCGATGACCGACGCGCCCGTCTTCATTTCGGGCGAATCGGGCACCGGCAAGGAACTCACAGCCGTTGCCATTCACGAGCGCTCGTCGCGCCGCAACGCACCGTTCATCCCCATCAACTGCGGCGCGATTCCGCCGCATCTCCTGCAATCGGAGCTGTTCGGCTACGAGCGCGGCGCGTTCACCGGGGCGAACCAGCGCAAGATCGGGCGCGTCGAAGCGGCGAACGGCGGCACGCTGTTCCTCGATGAAATCGGCGACCTGCCGCTCGAAAGCCAGGCGAGCCTGCTGCGCTTCCTGCAGGAGCGCAAGGTCGAACGGCTCGGCGGACATGGCTCGATCGAAGTGGACGTGCGGATCATTTCCGCGACGCACGTCGACATGAACACGGCGATGATCGAAGGGCGGTTCCGCTCGGACCTGTATCACCGGCTGTGCGTGCTGCAGATCGACGAGCCGCCGCTGCGCGCGCGCGGCAAGGACATCGAGCTGCTCGCGCGGCATATGCTCGAACGTTTCAGGAAAGATGCGAGCCGTCGGCTGCGCGGCTTCGCGCCCGATGCGATCGCGGCGCTCCACAACTACAGCTGGCCGGGCAACGTGCGCGAGCTGATCAACCGCGTACGGCGCGCGATCGTGATGTCGGAAGGGCGGGCGATCACGGCGCGAGATCTCGAACTGGCCGAGTACGTCGAAATCGTGCCCGTGTCGCTTGCGCAGGCGCGCGAGGCCGCCGAGCGGCAGGCGATCGAACTGGCGCTGCTGCGTCATCGCGGCCGTCTGGGCGATGCAGCGCAGGAGCTGGGTATTTCGCGTGTCACGCTGTACCGGTTGTTGTGCTCGCACGGCATGCGGCATATGGAAAGCGAGCCGCTTGCGCCGCACGCGGAGATGCCGTCGACGATGCCGCATCTTTAA